ACGATATCCTCAGGCGCTGCCAAATGCTGACCGGTATCCTGATGCGTCGGGAATCCGGCCAGCAATGCGCAAATGGCGTCCGGATCCGAAGGTCCGGACATTGAAATCGGCACGGGTAGGAGCGAAGCCGCAAGCCCGTTTGCAACCTGTTGCAAGGTTCCCCGCAAATGTTCGATAGTGCCGGCATCAACGCCGGCGTAATCGGCCCGCCGCAGGTTGATGCCCAGACCGTCGCCCAGGGCGGGCGGGCGGGCCTCGAATGCCAGTTCCACGGCGTCGTCCCCCGTCACGGCTACCTGTTGTTCCGCAACGCCGAATGAACGCACTACGGCGGGACTTTGCAGTGACTCCCTGCAGCCAACCAGATTCAGTCGTGGCAGCACAGCCATCATCTTCCTGGACAGAGTCGGATCGCGGATTGGCTCAAATCCACAACTCAGGATGATCGCCGGTTTGCCGAATCGCATGCCAGCTTCCAGCGTATCCAGGATCGTCCAGGCGTGGTCGGCGAAGCAGTCGCTAAAATAGCCTCCGCCCGTCGCAAGTACGAGGTCGCAATCCCGCAAGGCGGACAGAATCCGTGCCGAGTCGGTAACCGGCCGTATCCCACCCTTGCTGCCCCAGTCATAGTACTCCGGCGCGTTGCCCTGCCTCCGGGCCGTGCCGCCGGGCCCAGCCTCCCGCAAAATCTGATCAGAAAACCGGCACCTCGGCGAAAGCAGGAGGGGCAGGCGATCATGGGTCAATACCAGGGGGGACACATCGGAACAGGTTGCGATCAGCAGCTTCTCGTTCCTCGTAATCCAATCAATCTCGCAATCAGGCCATATCTGACGCAAACGACGGGAAATGATTTGATAGAGCGCCCGGTCCCCCTGATTGTTGTTGTTCGAGAAATAGTTTCCCGAATCAATCAGGATATGTTTTTTCATTCCGCACCTCCGGAACAGGGGCGCCACCGGTATTCAAACTCACACGCCGGCTTCATAAGCGCCGGTTACGGGCAGCCCCACCATTCCCAGGAATGGCGCGGTATTGTTTTCATAATTCCAGTAGATCTGCAAGGGACCCAGCCACTCGGTTTCATCCAGCCTCACGCCTTTGTTTGCAACATTGAACGTTGCATATGAGATCTGGAAGGAATAGAGACCGGCTTCCAGCATTAATTTGATGCAAAGCTCCAACATCCCGGATACATTCTCTCCCACCGGGCACGGACCCAGGCCCAGCTGACGGGAACCGGTAACCGTGGCGATTTGATCGAATCGATTCTTGATCGTCAGGGATATATGCGCCTCCTCCCCCTGACGCGCCTGAAAATAGATGCGCATGCGTATCGTGTCACCCATTTGCACCTGGGTGGCCGGATGACCATCCGGCCCCAGTACCACTACTGCAAGCAATCGGACGGTATTTTCAAGCGCTGAATTCCCGGAACGTTTCCAGATGGCTGCCTGCATGATGTCATCCCGCACCGGCGGGGGCTTCGACGCGGCATTATCAGGGGTCCGTTCAGCAACCGATGCATGCACTTCCTGCTGTTCCTTCAGATATTCCCGGATCGCCTCTTTGCAATCGCCGACGAAGACCGCTTTCCCGCCCGCTAAATACACCGCCCGGCTGCACAGATCGCGCACCGTTGCCATATCGTGCGACACGAAAAGCAGGGTCACGCCCTTGTCGCAAAGCGAACGGATATAACCGAGACACTTTTGCTGGAAGAAAAAATCCCCCACGCTGAGTGCCTCGTCAATGATGAGAATGTCGGGGTCAGACAGCACCTGCACGGCAAAAGCCAGGCGCATCATCATGCCGCTGGAGTAGGTCTTCACGGGACGTTCGAGCACATCGCCAATTTCCGCAAAGGTGACGATTTCATCAAAACGACGGAGGATTTCCTTGCGGTCCAGACCAAGCAGCAGGCCGTTGAGGATGACATTGTCCCTGCCGCTGTATTCCGGATTAAAACCGCTGCCCAGTTCGAGCAGTGCGGAGACACGTCCATTGATCTTAACTTCTCCCGTGGTCGGGTTCAGAATCCCCGTCAGGATTTTTAAGAGGGTGCTTTTGCCGCTGCCGTTACGACCAATAATGGCGGTTGCTCCGCCGCGACGGATCTCAAAGCTGACATCCCTGAGGGCCCAGACTTCCCGCATGCCGGACCGTCGTTTCTGCCGGAGGGTGTGCAACAGCCGCTCCCGTTGATTTTCAAAAACCTTGTAGCGCTTGCCCACACTGCGGACAAAGATGGCGGTGGCGTCGCCAATCATCCTCACACCATGTCGGCAAAGCCGGGGCGCAGGCGACGAAACAAAAGCAACGAGCCCCAGGCAAAAAGTGAAGAGAACAGAAAATAAGCGGTCAACCCCGTCAGGTCCGGCCCCCGCCCGAAGTAGAGCACGGCGCGAAACTGCTCCACCACAAAAGTGAGGGGGTTAAGCATCAGCAGGCGTTGCAACATGGGCGGCGCGGCATCAACGCTGTAGAAAATTGGCGTAAGAAATAACAGCATATGTGAAAGCGTGCCGGTCAGCTGGCTGATGTCACGCACTATGACGCCGACGGCCGAGAGCAACCAGCCGAGGCCGAGCAGAATGGGGGAAAAACATATCAGAACCAGCGGAAAGAGGAAGGCGGTTGGCTTGGGGAGGCCGAACAGGAGAAGGTGGCCGATAAACCAGACGGCGACGCCAATCAGGGCATGGAACAGCGCGGTGAGCACCATGACCACGGAAAGAATCTCCAGAGGAAAAACCACTTTATTGACGAAGTGCGAATTGGCGGTGACAAGCACGGGCGCTCTGTTCAGACATTCTGAAAATGCGTTGAAGATGATAAGGCCGGCAAACAGCAACAGAGTGTAATCGCCCGTGCTGCCGGGAAACCCCCAGCGCGACTTGAGGATCACGCCAAACGCGATGGTGTAGACGGCGAGCAGAAAGAGCGGCTGAACGAACGACCAGATCACGCCCCCAAAAGAACCACGATAACGACCGGAGAACTCCCGTGTGACCAGCTCCCATACAAGCTCATGATGATTTCGGAGGATCAGAAACAATTCAACCATCCTCCGTTTGCTTGTTTCTCATCAGCAGTTCAAACCCAGAGGGCATAAATTGGATGATTGCCGGCACGCTACCGCCCTGCCGTGTCCGTCGGACACGGCGGGCAAGCTTTCACCGTCCAAACCGCGGCGACGATCTTCAGTCGCGACAAACCCGCGCCATGCTGCTTACCTGGAATTATTGCGGGTGAATTTCAATCCCAAAATATCCGGCACGAGGATTCTTTGGTCCTCGATCCGGGAGGAGGCTTCTTTATAAAGCGCCGCCGGATCATTCACTGCTGTCAGCACGCAGGCATCGAAGTCGGGCACCTGCTCGAAACGGCGCCATACGGGCCTCGCCACAAAACGACTGCGATTGCTGGATGGATCGAATGTGCCGATAATCTGGATGCCGTGCTCCTCCGCGCGCAATGAGGCAATTTCGGCAAATTCGGATACGCCGCACAACAACAGACGATTGAATTTTTCCTGATCGCAGATGTGGAACACCTTGGCGCAGGAATCCCCCGCGCGGCGGTAGAAATCGAAAGAGACGGAAAGATATTGGGCGGTCAGCCGGCTCTTTTCAGCGAACCCCTTGGGTGTAAGGTAGTAAAGATAACGGTTGGCCGGCGCCTGCTTGATCTTGACCAGGCCCTTGCGCACGCAACGCTTGAGGTAAAGGTTGGCGAGTCCCAGCGCCACGCCAAGATTGTCGGCCAGATGGCGCTGCGACACGTCGCTGCGGGTGTCGATGGTCTCCAGTATGCCCCGCGTAACGGCGTCTTCGCGGCTCGGAGTGTTCATAATATGAACACTATAGGCCCACCCCAAAAGCGCCGTCAAGGGAGAGTCAGATCAACTGCGGTTGTACAGGTCTTCGAAGCGGACGATGTCGTCTTCGCCGAGATAACGGCCGGATTGCACCTCGATGACCTCCAGCGGCGCGTCGCCGGGGTTCTCCAGCCGGTGCCTGATTCCCTGCGGAATGTAGGTGGATTGGTTTTCGGACAGCAGGAACACCTCCTCGCCGCGGGTTACGCGGGCCGTTCCCCTGACCACGATCCAGTGTTCGGCGCGGTGATGATGCATTTGCAGGGACAATTTGCCGCCGGACTTGACGATGATGCGCTTGACCTGGAACCCTTCACCGGCGTCGACGCCCTCATAACTGCCCCAGGGGCGATAGACGCGGCGGTGGCTGAGACGTTCCTCGCGCCCCCGGGTTTTCAGCCATTCGACAATGCGTTTGATATCCTGCGCCCGGCTTTTTCTGGTCACCATCACCGCATCCGCGGTCTCCACCACCACCAGATCGTCACAACCGATGACCGCCAGCAATCGATGCTCGGCAAGCAGGGCGTTATTGGCGGCGTCGATGGCGCAGATATCGCCGCGGATGACGTTGCCTTCCGGATCGCGCCGGGAGATTTCCCACAAGCTTGACCAGGCCCCGATATCGGACCAGCCGGCGGCCAGCGTCACCACGGCCGCTTTGAATCCGGATTGCGCGGTCACCTTTTCCATGACCGCATAGTCCACCGAGTCGCTGGGGCAGTTGCTGAAGGCCGCGGCATCGAGGCGCAGAAAATCGCCATCCACGCTCGTATGCGCGCACGCCGTCCGGCACGCGGTGAAAATCTCCGGACGAAACCGCCCGATGGCGGCGAGCCAGACCGATGCCTTCATCATGAAGATGCCGCTGTTCCACAGATAACCGCCGGATTCCACATACCGCCGGGCGGTCGCCTCGTCCGGTTTTTCGACAAATGATTTCACCTCATGCGTGCCACCCTGACCGTCGATTGCATCGCCCATGGCGATATATCCATAACCGGTCTCCGGGCGGATCGGCACGATGCCGAACGTCACCAAATATCCCGCCTGCGCGAGTTCCAGCCCCTGAGCCACCGCCTCATGGAAACAGGGCGCCTCCTGGATGACGTGATCGGCGGGCATCATAAGCAGAATGGGATCGGCGCCGGCAGTCGCGCTGATCAATGCGGCCACGGTAAGCGCGGGGGCGGTATTGCGGCCCGCCGGCTCGAGCACGATGCGGCCGGCTTCTCGTCCCAGTACGCGCATCTGTTCCGCGACCAGGAAGCGGTGTTCTTCATTGCAAATAACCAGCATTGCCGCGCTGGTGGTGCCGGCGCTTTTGACATGGAGGCCGTCGAGGCGCCGCACGGTCTGCTGCAACAATGACTCCTCGCCAAACAAGTTCAGGAATTGCTTCGGATAATGCTCGCGCGAGAGCGGCCATAGACGCGTTCCACCGCCGCCGGCGAGGATTACCGGTTGCAACACGCGGATATTTTTTTCCACGCTCATATGTCGATTCAGTATACCCTTCCGGAAAAAATCATGGCCCGGCGATCGCGCCGGTATGATTCAGTTCAGAGGTTCAATGTCGATTTCGCGGAGATGAACCGGCACCGGCTGGCCCGCGATCTGCAGCAGTAATGTCACCCGCTCCCGGCCGTTCTGCGCTTCGAAGATGGCCTCGTAACCGGCCAAAGCGCCGTCGATGATGCGGACTTTCGAGCCCCTGGCCAGTTTTTTTGCCGGGGATGAGTGAACGCCATCCGCACCTTCGCGGGCCTGCAATTGGTTGATGAGTTGAATCGGCACGATCGCTGGAGCGTTTCCAAAGGACACCATGCGGGCGACGCCCAACGTCGAGCGTATGGGCTTCCAATTGTCGGTCTGATCATCCAGATGGATGAACAAATAACGCGGGAACATGGGGACGATCTGATCCACCGCCCTGTTCCGCCGCCGGACGCGCTGGTGCATCAATGGCAGGTACACTTCGTAGGATTGGCGCTGGAGATTCTCGCGGGCGATCCGCTCCTGGTGCGGTTTGCTATGGATGAGATACCAGGCGCGCATTATAAAAACCGTTCGTGCTGAGGTATCGAAGCACGAGCGAAGCAGTATAGAAAGTGGGGTTCGCCCTTCGATAACTCAGGGCGAACGATTTCTTTGGAATGGTCTTGTGGTAAAGCCGGCATAAACGGATTTGTTCATGAGTTGATTAGCGGCCGACGCAGACGTAATCGAATCCCGCCGCCCGCATCTGCTCCGGCTCATAGACATTGCGCAGATCGCAAAAGACGCGGCCGCGCATGAGGCCGAGTATCTTTTCGAGGTTCAGACCGCGGTATTCGTTCCACTCCGTGAGCAGGGCGACCGCATCGGCGCCGGCAAATACGTCATAGACTGCCGCGCAATATTGGATGCCCATGGGCAGCAGTTTTCGCGCCTCCTCCATGCCGTGCGGATCATGCGCGCGGATGGTGGCGCCTTTTTCGATAAGCGGCGGCAGGATGGACAATGCGGGCGCATCGCGCATGTCGTCGGTTTCCGGCTTGAACGTCAGTCCGAGAACCGCGATTACCTTGCCAGTCTCATTACCGCCAAGGGCTTGACGTATCTTTTTCACCATGCGCGCCTTCTGGGCGGCATTGACCTCGATTACCGACTCGACGATGCGGCTGGAGACACCATGCTCCTGCGCGGTGCGCACCAGTGCCTGTGTATCCTTGGGAAAACAGGAGCCGCCGAATCCGGGGCCTGGGTGCAGAAACTTGCGCCCGATGCGGCCGTCCATGCCCATGCCGCGGGCGACGTCGTGCACGTCGGCGCCGACGGTCTCGCACAACATTGAAATCTCGTTGATGAAGCTGATCTTGGTGGCGAGAAAGGCGTTGGCGGCGTATTTGATCAGTTCCGCGCTTTCGATGCCGGTTCTCAGGATCGGCGCCTCGATCAGGTTCAGCGGGCGGTAAAGCTCGCGCAGCAATCTCTCCGCGCGCTCGCTTTCGACGCCGATCACCACCCGGTCGGGACGCATGAAGTCGGTAATGGCCGCGCCTTCACGCAGAAATTCCGGGTTGGAGGCCACGTCGAAATCCGCCTTGGGATTCTCTTCCCGGATGATGCGCGCGACGTTGCGCGCCGTGCCCACCGGCACCGTGGATTTGTCCACAATCACCGTGTAATCCCTGAGCAGCGGCGCGATTTGCCGGGCCGCCGCGTAAACATAGGACAAGTCCGCATAACCGTCGCCATGGCGGCTCGGCGTCCCCACCGCGATAAAGATCAGATCCGCCTCGCCTACCGCGGGCTCGAATTCCGTGGTGAAATGCAGCCGGCCTTTGCGCTTGTTTTCCCCCACCAGCGGCCCGAGGCCAGGCTCATAAATCGGCATGATACCGCGGTTGAGCTGGGTTATTTTCTCCACATCGACATCAATGCAGGTCACATCGGCGCCGAATTCGGCGAAACAAGCGCCGGACACCAGCCCGACATAACCCGTTCCGATCATGACGACGCGCATGGTGTGCTTTCCTTATTCCGTCACAACCGCCACAACTGAATACCGGCGGGCCGCCTGCTGCGCGGGAGCCTGCCCTTGACGTCCATCACGACGCCACGGCGACTCCGCAAAAGACCGGCCACCAACGGCCAGCCTTGCCCGGCAAACGCCTTGTGCGCGACGGCAAGGATCACCGCATCCGCCGGCTTCAGTTTCTCGCGTGATGTCAGTGTGACGCCGTATTCCAGCCGCGCCTCGGCCGCGCTTGCCAGGGGGTCGTGTATCTGCACCTTGATGCCATATTCCTGTAACGCGCGGATGATGTCTATGACGCGCGTGTTGCGCAGATCGGGAACGTCCTCCTTGAACGTCAGCCCGAGCACCGTCACCACGCAGTCCTTTACCGGTTTGCCGTCGTGGATGAGCAGCTTCACCGTCTCCGCGGCCACGTATTCACCCATCCCGTCGTTGATGCGCCGGCCGGACAGGATCACCTGCGGGATGTAGCCCATGATGGCGGCCTTGTGCGTGAGATAGTAGGGGTCGACACCGATGCAATGTCCGCCCACCAGGCCCGGCTCGAATGGCATGAAGTTCCACTTGGTCCCCGCCGCCGCCAGCACTTCTCGGGTGTCGATGCCCATCCGGTGGAAGATCAGCGCCAGTTCGTTCATGAGCGAGATGTTGAGATCGCGCTGGGTATTCTCGATGACCTTGGCGGCCTCGGCCACCTTGATCGAAGAAGCCTTATACACGCCGGCGGCGACGACGGAGCCATAAACCGCGGCGATGATTTCCAGCGCCGCCGGCGTCTGGCCGGAGACCACCTTGGTGATGGTCTTGAAGGTGTGTCGCTTGTCGCCCGGATTGATGCGCTCCGGCGAGTAGCCCACGAAAAAATCCCTGCCGCACTTGAGGCCCGATTCGCGCTCCAGCACCGGCACGCAGTCCTCCTCGGTGGCGCCGGGGTAGACCGTGGACTCGTAGACCACGATGTCGCCGCGCTTCAACTGTCCGCCCACCGTTTCCGAGGCGCCGAGCACGGACGCCAGATCGGGGCGCTTGGCCTCGTCCACCGGCGTCGGCACCGCCACGATGTGGAAATCCGCGGCCTTCAGATCCGCAGGCTTGCTGGTGAATAGAACGTCCGCCAGTTTGAGATCGCGGCCCTCGACCTCATGGGTGTGATCGATGCCCTTCTTCAACTCCGCGATGCGTTTTGAGTTGATGTCGAAGCCCACCACGCGCGCCTGCCTGCCGAATTCCACCGCCACGGGCAGGCCGACGTAGCCGAGGCCGATGACGGAGATTTTGCGTCGATGTTTCATGCCTGCACTCCATAATAACCGCGATACCACTCCACAAAACGCGCCACGCCCGCTTCAATCGGCGTGCCCGGGCGATAACCCACCGCATTGGCGAGGTCATCGATGTCGGCGTAGGTCTCCGGCACATCTCCCGGTTGCATGGGCAGCATGTTCTTGCTGGCCTTTTTGCCCAGGCAATTTTCAAGCACCTCGATGTAGCGCAGCAAATCCACGGGCTTGTTGTTGCCGATGTTGTACAAGCGGTATGGCGCCCGGCTGGTGCCCGGATCGGGTTGGTCCCCCGACCATTCCGGATTCGGCGTCGCCACCTTGTCCACCGTTCGGATCACTCCTTCAACAATGTCCTCAATGTAGGTGAAATCACGCTTGTGATGACCGCTGTTGAACACGTCGATGGGCCGGCCGGAGAGGATGTTGCGCGTAAACAGGAACAACGACATGTCCGGTCTGCCCCACGGGCCGTACACGGTGAAGAAGCGCAGGCCGGTCACCGGCAATTGATACAGATGGCTGTACGCGTGCGCCATCAATTCATTGGATTTCTTGCTTGCTGCGTAGAGCGACACCGGATGATCGACGTTGTCGTGCACGGAAAATGGCATGCGGGTGTTGGCGCCATAGACCGAACTGGACGAGGCGAACACCAGATGCTCGACGCCATTGTGCCGGCAGCCTTCCAGGATGTTGAGAAACCCAGATACATTGGCATCGATATAGGCGTAAGGATTGACGAGCGAGTAGCGCACGCCCGCCTGCGCCGCCAGATGCATCACCCGCTGCGGCCTGGCATCGGCGAAAAGCGACGACATGGCCTGTCGATCGGCAATGTCCAATTTGTGAAAGGCAAACCCGGGCCGTGTCGAAAAACGCGCGAGCCGCGCCTCCTTCAGGCGCACATCATAATAGGCATTGAGATTGTCGACGCCGATCACCGCATCGCCGCGCTCCAGCAATCGTTCGCATAAGCGCGCGCCGATGAAGCCGGCGGCGCCGGTAACCAGGATTTTCATTGTCGACCGGGAATATTGATGGCGGACCGATTTTAACAGAATACGTGAACCACCCGCGAAAAACGAAAATTTGCCTTGATGCGTCGTTCGTCCTTCCATACATCAGGACGAACGTATTTATTTTCTGAAAAACCGTTCGTGCCGAGGTGCCGGGGCACGAACGGATTCCGTGCGTCCCGGCATTATCGAAGCGGATTTTATTTGTCGATGCCGTCCATGCAGAGATACTTGATTTGCAGATACTCCTCAATGCCGTATTTCGAGCCTTCGCGCCCGAAGCCGGAGAATTTCATGCCGCCAAACGGCGCCACTTCGTTGGAGAAAATCCCGGCGTTGATCCCCACCATGCCGTATTCCAGCCTGTCGGCCATGCGCCACACCCGCCCGATATCGCGCGTGAACACGTACGAGGCCAGGCCATACTCGGTGTCATTGGCCATCGCCGCCGCCTCGTCCTCGGTATCGAAACGAAACACCGGCGCCACCGGTCCGAAGGTTTCCTCGCGCGCGACAAGCATCCGTGGCGTGACACCGGTCAAAACGGTCGGTTCGAAAAACGTGCCTCCGAGGGCGTGCCGCCGACCGCCGATCAGCACTTTTGCGCCGTGTCCCACCGCGTCGCGGATGTGATTTTCGACCTTGGCCAGCGCCGCCGCGTCGATAAGCGGCCCCTGGTTCACGCCCGCATCCATGCCGTTGCCCGGCTTCAATTTGCCGGCCGCCTCCGTCAGTCTGGCAACAAAGCGATCATGAATCCCGGACTGCACCAGCAACCGGTTCGCGCACACGCAGGTCTGGCCTGAATTGCGGTACTTCGATGCCATCGCCCCCGCCACGGCCGCGTCGAGATCGGCGTCATCAAATACGATGAAGGGCGCGTTGCCGCCCAGTTCCAGCGAGAGTTTCTTCACCGTGGGCGCGCACTGCTGCATCAACAGCCGGCCGATTTCCGTGGAGCCGGTGAAACTCAGCTTGCGCACGATCGGACTCGCCGTCAGCACGCCGCCGATTGTCTCAGGTTTGCCGGTGACGACATTGAATACGCCCGCCGGCACGCCCGCCTCCTCAGCAAGCGCCGCCAGTGCCAGCGCGGAGAGCGGCGTTTGCTCCGCGGGTTTTACGATGATCGTGCAGCCCGCCGCCAGCGCGGGCCCGGCCTTGCGCGTGATCATCGCCGAGGGAAAATTCCAGGGCGTGATCGCGGCGCACACGCCGACCGGCTCCTTGGTCACGACGATGCGGCGCCCCGCGATATTGCCGGGGATGACGTCGCCGTAAACACGCTTGCCCTCTTCCGCGAACCACTCGAGGAACGAGGCGGCATAGGCGATTTCCCCGCGCGACTCCGTGAGCGGCTTGCCCTGCTCGGAGGTCATGATGACCGCCAGTTCCTCCTGATGGGCCATCATCAAATCGAACCACCGGCGCAGCAGGACGGCGCGTTCCCTGGCCGTCTTCGCCCGCCAGGCGGGATAGGCATTGCACGCCGCCGTTACCGCGCCCTCCACGTCCGCCGCGGTCATCGACGGCACCTGCGCCAGGACTTCCCCCGTTGCCGGATTGGCCACGGCGAAGGTCCCGCCATCGCCGGCCTCGACCCATGTCCCGCCGATGTAGCACCGCTTCCGCCAAAGTTGATCTTTATTCATAATTTCACCATGAGGTTTCAATACGCGCGCAGGCAAAGGTTGAGAGCCGGCAGAAGGATACGATTGACTGTAAAATCGTCTGGCGTCACCGGCGAATTATATGGCAGAAATGAGTTTGAACTTAAATGTAATCTAAGGATGCAAAATCCCATGAAATATCTGGACACCGGATCGATCATCATCATTGCCATTACTTTGTTCCTTTTTCTACTGGCCTTGTTCCTGAAAGGTCTCACGCACGACCTGTTGCTGGAAGCCGGCGTCTTCCTGGTATCAGTAAAGTTGATTCTTCTCGGATACAAAAACAGCGTTCTCGCCCAGACGCTTGAACAGGAGATGAAAGAGATCAAATCGCTGCTCAGGGCGCCGAACCCCCGCCAGGACGGTAAAAATCGCCCGGATTGACGGGCGGCATTTTCATCCCCTGCCCTCACCGGGACGTGTTCACATACATGGCGCCGAACCGCGGGGGGTTACAACGTGCAATGACAACGCTGCTCACCCTCGGACTGTGCTGTGTGGCGTTGATTGGGGCGCTTTATGCCATGCAGGAGTCCCTGCTTTTTTATCCGGAAAAACTGCCGCGCGACTATCGGTTCAGCGTACCTGATGCCGTCGAAGTCGAAATCCCCGTCGATGGCGCCGTATTATCCGCACTGCATTTGCGGCTGCCGGACCCCAGGGGGCTGGTGTTCTTCCTGCACGGTAACGCGGGCAGTTTGCGCAGCTGGTTTTCCAACTCTGAATTTTACCGCCGCGTCAACTATGACCTGTTCATGATCGACTACCGCGGCTATGGCAAAAGCACGGGGTCGATAGAAAGCGAGGCTCAACTCAACGCGGACGTGAGAAAGGCGTGGGACGTCATTGCGCCGCGATATGCCGGTAAAAAGATCATCATCTACGGCCGCTCGCTCGGCACCGGACTCGCCGCGAAGCTGGCGAGCGAGGTGAATGCGACGATGCTCATCCTGGTCTCGCCCTACAGCAGCCTGCGGGAGCTGGCGTGCTCCTATTATCCCTTCGTGCCCGGCGCCCTGATAAAGTACCCCTTGCGGACGGATTTGCTGCTGCCGCGGATCAAAATGCCGGTACTGCTCATACACGGCGCGGAAGACGAGGTGATCCCGTACGCGCACAGCGTGGCGTTGAAAGCACTGGCGCCTGATGTCGAATTGATCCGCATCGAGGGGGCGCATCACAACGACATCCATGAATTCCCGGCCTATGTCGATTTGCTTGCCCGGCGTTTGCAACAGTTGTAGCTTGTGACGGGCCGCGCACCGCCCCGGATCGAACAATGGCAACACACGACTATCCGCTGCTGATCAAGCAGCTCTGGCATACGCCGCTGGCCTGCGCGCCGGATCAGGAGATCGTCTACCGCGACAGCCTGCGTTACAACTATCACGATCTGTGGCGGCGCATCGGCCGGCTTGCGAACAGCCTGCACCGGAGCGGCGTCCGCCCCGGCGACACGGTGGCGGTGATGGACTGGGACAGTCATCGTTACCTGGAGTGCTATTTCGCCGTGCCGATGATGGGCGCGGTGCTGATGACGGTGAATACGCGGCTCACGCCGGCGCAAATTCTCTACACGCTGAATCACGCCCGCGCCGATATCCTGCTGGTGCACGCCGATTTCGTGCCGCTCGTGGAGGAGATATGCAAACAGTTAATCACCGTCAAAAAGCTTGTTTTGATCGGCGATGGCCTGCCGCCGCCACCAGCCGGCGATCTTTCATTCGACGGTGAGTACGAAGAATGGATCGCGCGCGGTGACGTGGAGTACGAATTTCCGGATTTCGACGAGCATACGCGCGCCACGACGTTCTATACCACGGCGACGACCGGCGATCCGAAGGGCGTCTATTA
The sequence above is drawn from the Gammaproteobacteria bacterium genome and encodes:
- a CDS encoding ABC transporter ATP-binding protein, coding for MIGDATAIFVRSVGKRYKVFENQRERLLHTLRQKRRSGMREVWALRDVSFEIRRGGATAIIGRNGSGKSTLLKILTGILNPTTGEVKINGRVSALLELGSGFNPEYSGRDNVILNGLLLGLDRKEILRRFDEIVTFAEIGDVLERPVKTYSSGMMMRLAFAVQVLSDPDILIIDEALSVGDFFFQQKCLGYIRSLCDKGVTLLFVSHDMATVRDLCSRAVYLAGGKAVFVGDCKEAIREYLKEQQEVHASVAERTPDNAASKPPPVRDDIMQAAIWKRSGNSALENTVRLLAVVVLGPDGHPATQVQMGDTIRMRIYFQARQGEEAHISLTIKNRFDQIATVTGSRQLGLGPCPVGENVSGMLELCIKLMLEAGLYSFQISYATFNVANKGVRLDETEWLGPLQIYWNYENNTAPFLGMVGLPVTGAYEAGV
- a CDS encoding ABC transporter permease; this translates as MVELFLILRNHHELVWELVTREFSGRYRGSFGGVIWSFVQPLFLLAVYTIAFGVILKSRWGFPGSTGDYTLLLFAGLIIFNAFSECLNRAPVLVTANSHFVNKVVFPLEILSVVMVLTALFHALIGVAVWFIGHLLLFGLPKPTAFLFPLVLICFSPILLGLGWLLSAVGVIVRDISQLTGTLSHMLLFLTPIFYSVDAAPPMLQRLLMLNPLTFVVEQFRAVLYFGRGPDLTGLTAYFLFSSLFAWGSLLLFRRLRPGFADMV
- a CDS encoding winged helix-turn-helix transcriptional regulator, with the translated sequence MNTPSREDAVTRGILETIDTRSDVSQRHLADNLGVALGLANLYLKRCVRKGLVKIKQAPANRYLYYLTPKGFAEKSRLTAQYLSVSFDFYRRAGDSCAKVFHICDQEKFNRLLLCGVSEFAEIASLRAEEHGIQIIGTFDPSSNRSRFVARPVWRRFEQVPDFDACVLTAVNDPAALYKEASSRIEDQRILVPDILGLKFTRNNSR
- a CDS encoding mannose-1-phosphate guanylyltransferase/mannose-6-phosphate isomerase — protein: MSVEKNIRVLQPVILAGGGGTRLWPLSREHYPKQFLNLFGEESLLQQTVRRLDGLHVKSAGTTSAAMLVICNEEHRFLVAEQMRVLGREAGRIVLEPAGRNTAPALTVAALISATAGADPILLMMPADHVIQEAPCFHEAVAQGLELAQAGYLVTFGIVPIRPETGYGYIAMGDAIDGQGGTHEVKSFVEKPDEATARRYVESGGYLWNSGIFMMKASVWLAAIGRFRPEIFTACRTACAHTSVDGDFLRLDAAAFSNCPSDSVDYAVMEKVTAQSGFKAAVVTLAAGWSDIGAWSSLWEISRRDPEGNVIRGDICAIDAANNALLAEHRLLAVIGCDDLVVVETADAVMVTRKSRAQDIKRIVEWLKTRGREERLSHRRVYRPWGSYEGVDAGEGFQVKRIIVKSGGKLSLQMHHHRAEHWIVVRGTARVTRGEEVFLLSENQSTYIPQGIRHRLENPGDAPLEVIEVQSGRYLGEDDIVRFEDLYNRS
- the rfaH gene encoding transcription/translation regulatory transformer protein RfaH, translating into MRAWYLIHSKPHQERIARENLQRQSYEVYLPLMHQRVRRRNRAVDQIVPMFPRYLFIHLDDQTDNWKPIRSTLGVARMVSFGNAPAIVPIQLINQLQAREGADGVHSSPAKKLARGSKVRIIDGALAGYEAIFEAQNGRERVTLLLQIAGQPVPVHLREIDIEPLN
- a CDS encoding UDP-glucose/GDP-mannose dehydrogenase family protein, which translates into the protein MRVVMIGTGYVGLVSGACFAEFGADVTCIDVDVEKITQLNRGIMPIYEPGLGPLVGENKRKGRLHFTTEFEPAVGEADLIFIAVGTPSRHGDGYADLSYVYAAARQIAPLLRDYTVIVDKSTVPVGTARNVARIIREENPKADFDVASNPEFLREGAAITDFMRPDRVVIGVESERAERLLRELYRPLNLIEAPILRTGIESAELIKYAANAFLATKISFINEISMLCETVGADVHDVARGMGMDGRIGRKFLHPGPGFGGSCFPKDTQALVRTAQEHGVSSRIVESVIEVNAAQKARMVKKIRQALGGNETGKVIAVLGLTFKPETDDMRDAPALSILPPLIEKGATIRAHDPHGMEEARKLLPMGIQYCAAVYDVFAGADAVALLTEWNEYRGLNLEKILGLMRGRVFCDLRNVYEPEQMRAAGFDYVCVGR